The following coding sequences are from one Achromobacter sp. B7 window:
- a CDS encoding FAD/FMN-binding oxidoreductase: MNAPLASHILNGAMPPAAPARLREIPYNYTSFSDREIVGRLLGDDAWSLLSDLRGERRTGRSARMLYEVLGDIWVVRRNPYLQDDLLDNPKRRKQLIDALHHRLSEIDRRREPGSPTEEGHDPHRDEKVVGLLARARSAIAAFEGEFDQTTMMRKQAQKVLGRITARDNIKFDGLSRVSHVTDATDWRVEYPFVVLTPDSEDEIAALVTACIELGLTIVPRGGGTGYTGGAIPLTWKSAVINTEKFDKLGKVESCILPGLTEPVAVIHAGAGVVTKRVSEAAEAAGFVFAVDPTSAEASCVGGNIAMNAGGKKAVLWGTALDNLAWWRMVDPDGNWLEVTRLEHNMGKIHDVETARFELKWFDGKGKPGERLLRTELLEIKGRVFRKEGLGKDVTDKFLAGLPGIQKEGCDGLITSARWVLHRMPRHTRTVCMEFFGQARDAIPSIVEVKGYLDGEGKARGAILAGLEHLDERYLRAVGYATKSKRGVLPKMVLIGDIVGDDDDAVAAAASEVVRLANTRHGEGFVAVSPEARKKFWLDRSRTAAIARHTNAFKINEDVVIPLPRMGEYTDHIERINIELSTSNKLKLLGALDAYLCTPLPVGKADDADIESTRAEVLADRTRQALELLGSVRQRWQWLLDNLDLPLAQALPELQALGLGDVHATLTDRLAAQPTARVFDVVQDRTIRVSWKTEVLAGLQRTFSGASYKKIVDELIAIHGRVLKSRVFVALHMHAGDGNVHTNIPVNSDDYEMLREAHQAVDRIMQIARDLDGVISGEHGIGLTKYEFLTEAELAPFQDYKRRVDPNGHFNAGKLMPGADLRHAWTPSFNLMGHESLIMQQSDIGAISESIKDCLRCGKCKPVCATHVPRANLLYSPRNKILATSLLVEAFLYEEQTRRGVSLKHWEEFEDVADHCTVCHKCYNPCPVDIDFGDVSMNMRAVLRRMGRKSFNPGTASAMFFLNAKDPATINATRKAMVGVGYKVQRAAHDLFSGLVKKQTAKPPATVGKPPLREQVIHFVNKKMPGGLPKQAARKLLDIEDANYVPIIRDPKATTADTEAVFYFPGCGSERLFSQVGLATQAMLWHAGVQTVLPPGYLCCGYPQRGNGMTDKAEQIITDNRVLFHRVANTLNYLDIKTVVVSCGTCYDQLSGYEFDKIFPGCRLIDIHEYLLEKGIKLEGAKGVRYMYHDPCHTPMKLQEPMKTVRALVGDDAIKSDRCCGESGTLAVSRPDISTQVRFRKQEELLKGDAALRGDGFAGDVKVLTSCPSCLQGLSRYEGDVKMEADYIVVEMARHILGEGWMEDYVKRANAGGIERVLV, encoded by the coding sequence ATGAACGCCCCACTCGCTAGCCACATCTTGAACGGGGCGATGCCGCCCGCCGCTCCCGCGCGATTGCGCGAAATCCCCTACAACTACACGTCGTTTTCCGACCGCGAGATTGTCGGCCGGCTGTTAGGCGATGACGCCTGGAGCCTGCTGTCCGACCTGCGCGGCGAACGCCGCACCGGCCGCTCCGCGCGGATGCTGTACGAAGTGCTGGGCGATATCTGGGTGGTGCGCCGCAACCCGTACCTGCAGGATGACCTGCTGGACAACCCCAAGCGCCGCAAGCAGCTCATCGACGCGCTGCATCACCGCCTGAGTGAAATCGATCGCCGCCGCGAGCCGGGCTCGCCCACGGAAGAAGGCCACGACCCGCATCGCGATGAAAAGGTCGTCGGCCTGCTGGCCCGCGCCCGTTCCGCCATTGCCGCCTTCGAAGGGGAATTCGACCAGACCACCATGATGCGCAAGCAGGCGCAGAAGGTGCTGGGCCGCATCACCGCGCGCGACAACATCAAGTTCGACGGCCTGTCGCGCGTATCCCACGTGACGGACGCTACCGACTGGCGCGTGGAATACCCGTTCGTGGTGCTGACCCCCGATTCCGAAGACGAAATCGCCGCGCTGGTCACTGCCTGTATCGAACTGGGCCTGACCATCGTGCCGCGCGGCGGCGGCACCGGCTACACGGGCGGCGCCATCCCGCTGACCTGGAAGTCGGCCGTCATCAACACCGAGAAATTCGACAAGCTGGGCAAGGTTGAATCCTGTATCTTGCCGGGCCTGACCGAGCCCGTGGCCGTCATCCATGCTGGCGCCGGCGTCGTCACCAAGCGCGTTTCCGAAGCGGCCGAGGCCGCCGGTTTCGTGTTCGCCGTGGACCCGACTTCGGCCGAAGCCTCGTGCGTGGGCGGCAACATCGCCATGAACGCGGGCGGCAAGAAGGCCGTGCTGTGGGGCACCGCGCTGGACAACCTGGCCTGGTGGCGCATGGTGGACCCGGACGGCAACTGGCTGGAAGTCACCCGCCTGGAACACAACATGGGCAAGATCCATGACGTGGAAACGGCACGCTTCGAACTCAAGTGGTTCGACGGCAAGGGCAAGCCCGGCGAGCGCCTGCTGAGAACCGAGCTGCTTGAAATCAAGGGCCGGGTGTTCCGCAAGGAAGGCCTGGGCAAGGACGTTACCGACAAGTTCCTGGCCGGCTTGCCCGGCATTCAGAAAGAAGGCTGCGACGGCCTGATCACGTCGGCGCGCTGGGTGCTGCACCGCATGCCGCGCCACACGCGCACGGTCTGTATGGAATTCTTCGGGCAGGCGCGCGACGCCATCCCGTCGATTGTCGAGGTCAAGGGCTATCTGGACGGCGAAGGCAAGGCGCGCGGCGCCATCCTGGCCGGCCTGGAACACCTGGACGAGCGCTATCTGCGCGCGGTCGGCTACGCCACCAAGAGCAAGCGCGGCGTGCTGCCCAAGATGGTGCTGATCGGTGACATCGTTGGCGACGATGACGACGCCGTGGCCGCTGCCGCCAGCGAAGTCGTGCGCCTGGCCAACACGCGCCATGGCGAAGGCTTCGTGGCCGTCAGCCCCGAGGCGCGCAAGAAGTTCTGGCTGGACCGCTCGCGCACCGCCGCGATTGCGCGTCACACCAACGCCTTCAAGATCAATGAAGACGTGGTGATCCCGCTGCCCCGCATGGGCGAATACACGGATCACATCGAACGCATCAACATCGAACTGTCGACCAGCAACAAGCTCAAGCTGCTGGGCGCGCTGGATGCCTACCTGTGCACGCCGCTGCCGGTGGGCAAGGCCGACGACGCCGATATCGAAAGCACCCGCGCCGAAGTGCTGGCGGACCGCACGCGCCAGGCGCTTGAGCTGCTGGGCAGCGTGCGCCAGCGCTGGCAATGGCTGCTGGACAACCTGGACCTGCCGCTGGCGCAGGCGCTGCCCGAACTGCAAGCACTGGGCCTGGGCGACGTCCACGCCACGCTGACCGACCGCCTGGCCGCGCAGCCCACCGCGCGCGTGTTCGACGTGGTGCAGGACCGCACCATCCGCGTGTCCTGGAAGACCGAAGTGCTGGCCGGCCTGCAACGCACGTTCTCGGGCGCGTCGTACAAGAAGATCGTCGACGAACTCATCGCCATCCACGGCCGCGTGTTGAAAAGCCGCGTGTTCGTCGCGCTGCACATGCACGCCGGCGACGGCAACGTGCACACCAACATCCCGGTCAACTCGGACGACTACGAAATGCTGCGCGAGGCCCATCAGGCCGTCGACCGCATCATGCAGATCGCCCGCGACCTGGACGGCGTGATCTCGGGCGAACACGGCATCGGCCTGACCAAGTACGAATTCCTGACCGAAGCCGAACTGGCGCCGTTCCAGGACTACAAGCGTCGCGTCGACCCCAACGGCCACTTCAACGCCGGCAAGCTGATGCCGGGCGCCGACCTGCGCCACGCCTGGACGCCCAGCTTCAACCTGATGGGCCACGAGTCGCTGATCATGCAGCAAAGCGACATCGGCGCTATCTCGGAATCCATCAAGGACTGCCTGCGTTGCGGCAAGTGCAAGCCGGTGTGCGCCACCCACGTGCCGCGCGCCAACCTGCTGTATTCGCCCCGCAACAAGATCCTGGCCACCTCCTTGCTGGTGGAAGCCTTCCTGTACGAAGAGCAGACTCGACGCGGCGTCAGCCTGAAGCACTGGGAAGAATTCGAAGACGTGGCCGACCACTGCACGGTCTGCCACAAGTGCTACAACCCCTGTCCGGTCGATATCGACTTTGGCGACGTGTCGATGAACATGCGCGCCGTGCTGCGCCGCATGGGCCGCAAGTCGTTCAACCCGGGCACGGCCAGCGCCATGTTCTTCCTGAACGCCAAGGACCCGGCCACCATCAACGCCACGCGCAAGGCGATGGTGGGCGTGGGCTACAAGGTGCAGCGCGCGGCGCACGACCTGTTCTCCGGCCTGGTGAAAAAGCAGACGGCCAAGCCGCCGGCCACCGTGGGCAAGCCGCCGCTGCGCGAGCAGGTCATTCACTTCGTGAACAAGAAGATGCCCGGCGGGTTGCCCAAGCAGGCGGCGCGCAAGCTGCTGGACATTGAAGACGCCAACTACGTGCCGATCATTCGTGACCCCAAGGCCACGACCGCCGACACCGAAGCCGTGTTCTATTTCCCCGGCTGCGGTTCCGAACGTCTGTTCTCGCAAGTGGGGCTGGCCACGCAAGCCATGCTGTGGCACGCCGGCGTGCAGACCGTCTTGCCGCCGGGCTACCTGTGCTGCGGTTACCCCCAGCGCGGCAATGGCATGACGGACAAGGCCGAGCAGATCATTACCGACAACCGGGTGCTGTTCCACCGGGTCGCCAACACGCTGAACTACCTGGACATCAAGACCGTGGTGGTCAGCTGCGGCACCTGCTACGACCAGCTGTCGGGCTATGAATTCGACAAGATCTTCCCGGGTTGCCGCCTGATCGACATCCACGAATACCTGCTGGAAAAGGGCATCAAGCTGGAAGGCGCCAAGGGCGTGCGCTACATGTATCACGACCCCTGCCACACCCCGATGAAGCTGCAAGAGCCGATGAAGACGGTTCGCGCCCTGGTCGGCGACGACGCCATCAAGAGCGACCGCTGCTGCGGGGAGTCGGGCACGTTGGCGGTCAGCCGGCCCGACATTTCCACGCAGGTGCGCTTCCGCAAACAGGAAGAGCTGCTCAAGGGCGACGCCGCGCTGCGTGGCGACGGCTTCGCGGGCGACGTAAAGGTGCTGACGTCCTGCCCGTCGTGCTTGCAAGGCTTGTCGCGCTATGAAGGCGACGTCAAGATGGAAGCCGACTACATCGTTGTCGAAATGGCCCGCCACATCCTGGGCGAAGGCTGGATGGAAGACTACGTGAAACGCGCCAACGCCGGCGGCATCGAGCGCGTGCTGGTGTAA
- a CDS encoding YqaA family protein: protein MEESLLSAVHWLLGMLALPSVGLSAIFTVSLISATLLPLGSEPAVFGFIKLAPDMFWPAILVATAGNTVGGAISYWMGVGAEKAVQRWKEKHPHPHPDATEGGRMRGRWNERAHDWLHRMGPPALLLSWLPAVGDPLCAVAGWLRLSFWPCVLYMAIGKFLRYLAMTASLLWFFPGQI from the coding sequence ATGGAAGAAAGCCTCTTATCCGCTGTTCACTGGTTGCTGGGAATGTTGGCGCTGCCCTCGGTGGGCCTGTCCGCCATCTTCACGGTGTCGTTGATATCCGCCACCTTGCTGCCGCTGGGCTCCGAGCCGGCGGTGTTCGGCTTCATCAAGTTGGCGCCCGACATGTTCTGGCCCGCCATCCTGGTGGCTACGGCCGGCAACACCGTGGGTGGGGCGATCAGCTACTGGATGGGCGTGGGCGCCGAAAAAGCCGTGCAACGGTGGAAGGAAAAACACCCGCATCCGCATCCGGACGCCACCGAGGGCGGGCGCATGCGTGGCCGCTGGAACGAACGCGCGCATGACTGGCTGCACCGCATGGGTCCTCCCGCGCTGCTCTTGTCGTGGCTGCCCGCCGTGGGCGATCCGCTGTGCGCCGTGGCCGGCTGGTTGCGCTTGTCGTTCTGGCCGTGCGTGCTCTATATGGCCATCGGAAAATTCCTGCGCTACCTGGCCATGACGGCCAGCCTGCTGTGGTTCTTCCCAGGCCAGATCTAA
- the ilvA gene encoding threonine ammonia-lyase, biosynthetic, whose translation MSTDYLKRILTSKVYDVAVESPLEVAPQLSARMSNTVLLKREDTQAVFSFKLRGAYNKMANLPAAALNRGVIAASAGNHAQGVALAASRLGCRAVIVMPTTSPQVKVDAVRRLGGEVVLAGESFTDAFAHAQTLEKKEKLTFVHPFDDPDVIAGQGTVGMEILRQHPGPIDAIFVAIGGGGLISGVAAYIKQLRPEIKIIGVQTEDSDAMLRSVRAGRRVQLNDVGLFSDGTAVKMVGAETFKLTRQYVDDFVVVNTDSICAAIKDVFQDTRSVLEPAGAMAVAGAKQYAAEHHLKGKTLVAIACGANMNFDRLRFVAERAEVGEMREAVFAVTMPEQRGSFRRFCELVGERSVTEFNYRISDADRAHVFVGIQVSSAAEPDKIAANFRRHGFDTLDLTHDEMAKTHLRHMVGGRSALARNELLYRFEFPERPGALMRFLNAMNPDWNISLFHYRNQGADYGRILIGIQVPPADKKQFRAFVAELGYPHWNETENPAYKLFL comes from the coding sequence ATGTCCACTGATTATCTGAAACGCATCCTGACTTCGAAGGTTTACGACGTGGCGGTGGAATCGCCGCTGGAGGTGGCGCCCCAGCTGTCCGCGCGCATGTCGAACACGGTGCTGCTCAAGCGTGAAGACACCCAGGCTGTGTTCAGCTTCAAGCTGCGCGGCGCCTATAACAAGATGGCCAACCTGCCGGCCGCCGCGCTGAACCGCGGCGTGATCGCAGCGTCGGCCGGCAACCATGCCCAGGGCGTGGCGCTGGCGGCAAGCCGGCTGGGCTGCCGCGCGGTCATCGTCATGCCCACGACCAGCCCCCAAGTGAAGGTGGACGCGGTGCGCCGACTGGGTGGCGAAGTGGTGCTGGCCGGTGAGAGCTTCACCGATGCCTTCGCACACGCGCAAACCCTTGAGAAGAAAGAAAAGCTGACCTTCGTCCACCCCTTTGACGACCCCGACGTGATCGCGGGCCAGGGCACGGTGGGCATGGAAATTCTGCGCCAGCACCCCGGCCCCATCGACGCCATCTTCGTGGCCATCGGCGGCGGCGGATTGATCTCGGGCGTGGCGGCCTATATCAAGCAGTTGCGCCCCGAAATCAAGATCATCGGGGTGCAGACCGAAGACTCCGACGCCATGCTGCGCAGCGTGCGCGCCGGCCGCCGCGTGCAGCTCAATGACGTCGGGCTGTTCTCGGACGGCACCGCCGTCAAGATGGTGGGCGCCGAAACCTTCAAGCTGACGCGTCAATACGTGGACGACTTTGTCGTGGTCAACACGGATTCGATCTGCGCCGCGATCAAGGACGTCTTTCAGGACACGCGCAGCGTGTTGGAACCGGCGGGCGCCATGGCCGTGGCCGGCGCCAAGCAATACGCCGCCGAACACCACCTGAAGGGCAAGACGCTGGTAGCGATCGCCTGCGGCGCCAACATGAACTTCGACCGCCTGCGCTTTGTGGCTGAACGCGCCGAAGTCGGCGAAATGCGCGAAGCCGTCTTCGCCGTAACCATGCCCGAGCAACGCGGCAGCTTCCGCCGCTTCTGTGAACTGGTGGGCGAACGCAGCGTGACCGAGTTCAACTACCGGATTTCCGATGCGGACCGCGCGCATGTGTTCGTGGGCATCCAGGTGTCCTCGGCCGCCGAGCCCGACAAGATCGCCGCCAATTTCCGCCGCCACGGCTTTGACACGCTGGACCTGACGCACGACGAAATGGCCAAGACGCACTTGCGCCACATGGTGGGCGGCCGGTCGGCGCTGGCGCGCAACGAACTGCTGTACCGCTTTGAATTCCCCGAGCGCCCGGGCGCGCTGATGCGTTTTTTGAACGCGATGAATCCGGACTGGAACATCAGCCTGTTCCACTATCGCAACCAGGGCGCCGACTATGGCCGCATCCTGATCGGCATCCAGGTGCCGCCCGCCGACAAGAAACAGTTCCGCGCTTTTGTGGCCGAACTGGGCTATCCCCACTGGAACGAGACCGAGAACCCGGCCTACAAGCTGTTCCTGTAG
- a CDS encoding porin, whose protein sequence is MKKTLLAVALLAGFASAAQAADSVTLYGLIDAGIGYEQVKFNGVKQSRIGGVQGVSSGSRFGLRGTEDLGDGLRAVFTLEGGFGPMNGKSAQNGRLFGRQATVGLDSDSWGRLEFGRQTNLASKYFGSIDPFSISYNTANMGTTFGSANTMRLDNMVLYQTPSLGGFKAGVGYSFSADDTVSDTTQTGFATGNNNRVLTVGAQYVSGPLNLAAAYDRFDPTNDRVGGKSAARIQEYIVGGSYDFEVVKLAAAFGQTRDGWFVGQNMGTTPEGMNNLGSFKLADGFRANSYMIGATVPLGRHAIFGSWQRATPGNDKLTGDDATFNVYSLGYTYDFTKRTNLYAYASYGDNYAFQHDARDTAVAVGLRHRF, encoded by the coding sequence ATGAAGAAGACGCTATTGGCCGTCGCGTTGCTGGCAGGCTTTGCCAGCGCCGCGCAAGCCGCCGACTCCGTGACGCTGTACGGCTTGATCGACGCCGGTATCGGCTACGAACAAGTGAAGTTCAACGGTGTGAAGCAAAGCCGTATCGGCGGCGTGCAGGGCGTGAGCAGCGGCTCGCGCTTCGGCCTGCGCGGCACGGAAGACCTGGGCGACGGCCTGCGCGCCGTGTTCACTTTGGAGGGCGGCTTTGGCCCGATGAACGGCAAGTCGGCCCAGAACGGCCGCCTGTTCGGTCGTCAAGCCACGGTGGGCCTGGACAGCGATTCCTGGGGTCGCCTGGAATTCGGTCGTCAAACGAACCTGGCCTCGAAGTACTTTGGCTCCATCGACCCGTTCTCGATCAGCTACAACACCGCCAACATGGGTACGACGTTCGGCAGCGCCAACACGATGCGCCTGGACAACATGGTGCTGTATCAAACGCCCAGCCTGGGCGGCTTCAAGGCCGGCGTCGGCTATTCGTTCAGCGCGGATGACACCGTCAGCGACACCACGCAGACCGGCTTTGCCACGGGCAACAACAACCGCGTGCTGACCGTTGGCGCGCAGTACGTGAGTGGCCCGCTGAACCTGGCCGCCGCATACGACCGCTTCGACCCGACCAACGATCGCGTTGGCGGCAAGAGCGCCGCGCGCATCCAGGAATACATCGTGGGTGGTTCGTACGACTTTGAAGTCGTGAAGCTGGCTGCCGCATTTGGCCAGACGCGCGACGGCTGGTTCGTGGGCCAGAACATGGGCACCACGCCGGAAGGCATGAACAACCTGGGTTCGTTCAAGCTGGCCGATGGCTTTCGCGCCAACTCGTACATGATCGGCGCCACCGTGCCGTTGGGCCGTCACGCCATCTTCGGTTCGTGGCAGCGCGCCACCCCGGGCAACGACAAGCTGACGGGCGATGACGCCACGTTCAACGTGTACAGCCTGGGCTACACCTACGACTTCACCAAGCGCACCAACCTGTACGCGTACGCCTCCTACGGCGACAACTACGCGTTCCAGCACGACGCACGCGACACCGCCGTCGCCGTGGGCTTGCGCCACCGCTTCTAA
- a CDS encoding DUF4148 domain-containing protein, which produces MKALATALMVTATLVGMTAAHADGKTREQVQQELQAAKAAGQVTFGELDYPPATVQQTGLTRDQVQQELQSAKAAGQVTTAELDYPPRATVSQSGGKTREQVRQELAEAKARGEYTFGELDYPPKGK; this is translated from the coding sequence ATGAAAGCCCTAGCAACCGCACTCATGGTTACCGCAACCCTGGTTGGCATGACCGCCGCCCACGCCGATGGCAAGACGCGTGAACAGGTCCAACAAGAACTGCAAGCCGCCAAGGCCGCCGGCCAGGTTACGTTTGGTGAACTGGACTACCCGCCCGCCACGGTGCAGCAAACCGGTCTGACGCGCGACCAGGTTCAGCAAGAACTGCAAAGCGCCAAGGCCGCCGGCCAAGTCACCACCGCTGAACTGGACTACCCGCCCCGCGCCACCGTGTCGCAATCCGGTGGCAAGACGCGCGAGCAGGTCCGCCAGGAACTGGCCGAAGCCAAGGCGCGCGGCGAATACACCTTTGGCGAATTGGACTACCCGCCCAAGGGCAAGTAA
- a CDS encoding LysR family transcriptional regulator translates to MDIQLNDIALFVEVAKRKNFSHAAEALNIPTSTLSRRVSELERSVGMRLLNRSTRKIDLTEAGAIYFERCRHIVEEARIAHDQLLDMAVQPKGRLRISLPTSLAQLFLPAVIREFREQHPDIECDFDLSMRPIDPISNPFDLILRFGQQPDSSLISRKIVLMAHQLYASPDYLARYGEPRVPGDLTHHECLRPTMREESSFWMLHSGDKVERVQVSGRLSANNVGMLGRLASQGLGITPLLVFDAMERAIKQSGLVRVLPDWSLTPLPLFALLPSRMLPAKTKAFLDFIQPRLSDS, encoded by the coding sequence ATGGATATCCAGCTTAACGACATCGCGCTTTTTGTCGAAGTCGCCAAGCGCAAGAACTTCAGCCACGCCGCCGAAGCCTTGAATATTCCAACGTCCACGCTGTCGCGCCGTGTCAGCGAACTGGAACGCAGCGTGGGGATGCGGTTGCTGAACCGCAGCACGCGCAAGATCGACCTGACCGAAGCCGGCGCTATCTATTTCGAACGCTGCCGCCATATTGTTGAAGAAGCACGCATCGCGCACGACCAGTTGCTGGACATGGCGGTGCAGCCCAAGGGGCGGTTGCGTATCTCGCTGCCGACCAGCCTGGCCCAGCTGTTCCTGCCGGCCGTCATCCGCGAATTTCGCGAGCAGCATCCCGATATCGAATGCGATTTCGATCTGAGCATGCGTCCGATCGATCCGATCAGCAATCCGTTCGACCTGATCCTGCGCTTTGGGCAGCAACCCGATTCCAGCCTGATTTCGCGCAAGATCGTCCTGATGGCGCACCAGTTGTACGCGTCGCCGGATTATCTGGCGCGCTATGGCGAACCGCGCGTGCCGGGTGACCTGACGCACCACGAATGCCTGCGCCCCACCATGCGCGAGGAATCGTCGTTCTGGATGCTGCATTCGGGAGACAAGGTGGAACGCGTGCAGGTATCAGGCAGGCTGTCAGCCAACAACGTCGGCATGTTGGGGCGGCTGGCCAGCCAGGGGCTGGGCATTACGCCGCTGCTGGTGTTCGACGCGATGGAACGCGCCATCAAGCAGTCTGGGCTGGTGCGGGTGCTGCCCGACTGGAGCCTCACGCCGCTGCCGTTGTTTGCGCTGCTGCCCTCGCGCATGTTGCCCGCCAAGACCAAGGCGTTTCTGGATTTCATCCAGCCCAGGCTGTCGGATTCCTAA
- a CDS encoding adenine phosphoribosyltransferase produces MQTDNAETIRRTIRSVPDWPQPGVIFRDITPVLQDPRAFRVLIDLFVYRYMRQRLDLVAGIDARGFIVGSVLAYELNLGFVPVRKKGKLPFRTVAEEYSLEYGNAAVEMHTDSVRTGQRVLLVDDLIATGGTMLAAIKLLQRLGANVVEAAAIIDLPDLGGSTKVAETGTPLFTVCQYGAATP; encoded by the coding sequence ATGCAGACCGACAACGCCGAGACCATCCGGCGCACCATCCGCAGCGTTCCGGACTGGCCCCAACCTGGTGTCATCTTCCGCGACATCACGCCCGTCCTGCAGGACCCGCGGGCGTTCCGGGTTTTGATCGATCTGTTCGTCTACCGCTATATGCGCCAACGCCTTGACCTGGTGGCCGGCATCGACGCGCGCGGCTTCATCGTGGGCAGCGTGCTGGCCTACGAGCTGAACCTGGGCTTTGTGCCGGTGCGCAAAAAGGGCAAGCTGCCTTTCCGCACCGTGGCCGAGGAGTATTCGCTGGAATATGGCAATGCCGCCGTCGAGATGCACACGGACTCCGTGCGCACCGGCCAGCGCGTGCTGCTGGTCGACGACCTGATCGCCACGGGCGGCACCATGCTGGCGGCCATCAAGCTGTTGCAGCGACTGGGCGCCAACGTGGTCGAGGCCGCCGCGATTATCGACCTGCCCGATCTGGGCGGCTCGACCAAAGTGGCCGAAACCGGCACGCCGCTTTTCACCGTCTGTCAGTACGGCGCGGCCACGCCGTAA
- the cydC gene encoding thiol reductant ABC exporter subunit CydC encodes MKNLLLLLPLYARRKSGLLLALFCALATVAAGVGLLGVSGWFLTGAALAGAGGVFNLFAPSALVRGLSFLRIVSRYADRVVGHSATLRLLADLRAMVFGALIRLTPRQLARYRNGDLVARMTGDVDALDTVFLFVLAPLATAVLAGAVLTAVLGMWVPAAALTFALALLTACMLVPLWLLRAAKKPGAAAQESAAGLRAATLDAVEGHADMVALHTQAQTAEHFQHLCEASARARRSQARVAARGQWFLQIAAGVSVLALLWFGLGTHEAGGIDGPVLVGLLLAVIGIFEVAGPIMRGASRMGSAMTAAARIREVTQAQPDMQDPAHPRGLPQSGALELDGVTFRYPARSADPSPTVLDGIQLHVEPGERVAILGASGVGKSTLLHLILRLEDPQAGQVRFGGVDARACTQRDWHRRIALLSQDAPVFLGTLRTNLLIGDADADDAALWRALDAARLGDFVRALPEGLDSWAGETGSQLSAGQARRLCLARALLSPAALIVLDEPTAGLDAAAQASFFNDLERAVTGRSVVLVTHAALPPGAVHRSLQLCNGQLHDLSSQPAFLA; translated from the coding sequence ATGAAGAATCTGCTGTTGCTGCTGCCGCTATACGCGCGCCGAAAAAGCGGGCTTTTGCTCGCATTGTTCTGTGCGTTGGCTACCGTTGCTGCCGGCGTCGGCTTGCTGGGCGTGTCGGGCTGGTTCCTGACGGGCGCGGCCTTGGCGGGGGCGGGCGGTGTGTTCAACCTGTTTGCCCCGTCCGCGCTGGTGCGCGGCCTGTCGTTCCTGCGCATCGTGTCTCGCTACGCCGATCGCGTGGTCGGGCATTCCGCCACGCTGCGCCTGTTGGCCGACCTGCGCGCCATGGTGTTTGGCGCGTTGATCCGTTTGACCCCGAGACAACTCGCCCGCTATCGCAACGGCGATCTGGTCGCGCGCATGACGGGCGACGTCGACGCATTGGACACGGTATTCCTCTTTGTGCTGGCGCCCTTGGCGACGGCCGTGTTGGCGGGCGCCGTCTTGACCGCCGTTTTGGGAATGTGGGTGCCGGCAGCGGCGTTGACGTTTGCGCTGGCCTTGCTGACCGCCTGCATGCTGGTGCCGCTGTGGCTGCTGCGCGCCGCGAAAAAACCCGGCGCGGCCGCCCAGGAAAGCGCCGCCGGGCTGCGCGCGGCGACCTTGGACGCCGTGGAAGGTCACGCCGACATGGTCGCGCTGCACACGCAGGCGCAGACCGCCGAACATTTTCAGCACCTGTGCGAGGCCAGCGCGCGCGCTCGACGCAGCCAGGCGCGTGTCGCCGCACGCGGTCAGTGGTTCTTGCAGATCGCCGCGGGTGTGTCAGTGCTGGCATTGCTGTGGTTCGGCCTGGGCACCCACGAAGCCGGCGGTATCGACGGCCCCGTACTGGTCGGGCTACTGCTGGCGGTGATAGGCATTTTTGAGGTGGCCGGCCCCATCATGCGGGGCGCGTCGCGCATGGGCTCCGCCATGACTGCCGCCGCGCGCATCCGTGAAGTCACGCAGGCCCAACCCGACATGCAGGACCCCGCCCACCCGCGCGGCTTGCCCCAAAGCGGCGCGCTGGAGCTGGACGGGGTGACGTTTCGCTACCCGGCGCGGTCGGCGGACCCCAGTCCCACCGTGCTGGACGGCATCCAGTTGCATGTCGAACCGGGTGAACGCGTGGCCATTCTGGGCGCCAGCGGCGTGGGCAAGTCCACGCTGTTGCACCTGATCCTGCGGCTGGAAGATCCGCAAGCCGGGCAGGTGCGCTTTGGCGGCGTCGACGCCCGCGCGTGCACGCAACGTGATTGGCACCGCCGGATTGCCTTGTTGTCGCAAGATGCCCCCGTATTCCTGGGCACGCTGCGCACCAATCTGTTGATCGGCGACGCCGACGCCGATGACGCGGCGTTGTGGCGCGCGCTGGATGCCGCCCGCCTGGGCGACTTTGTGCGCGCGCTGCCGGAAGGGCTGGACAGCTGGGCTGGCGAAACGGGGTCGCAGTTGTCGGCCGGGCAGGCGCGCCGCCTGTGTCTGGCGCGCGCCTTGTTGTCGCCGGCGGCCCTTATCGTGCTGGACGAACCCACCGCCGGGCTGGACGCCGCCGCCCAGGCCAGCTTCTTCAACGACCTGGAACGCGCGGTGACCGGCCGGTCGGTGGTGCTGGTGACGCACGCCGCGCTACCCCCCGGCGCCGTGCACCGCAGCCTGCAATTGTGCAATGGTCAATTACATGACCTGTCATCGCAGCCGGCATTCCTGGCTTAA